GACGCCGTCACCGCCCACCGCCTCGCCCGCGGCCTCGCCGAACGCCCGCCGTTGCGGCGCGCCCTCCCGCCGGACCTGACCGTCACCGAAACCTTCGACGACCCCCTCCGGCGAATCGACGAAGCCGCGTTCGTCGCGAAGACCCTGGGCGAACGCTTCTTCGCGGGCCTCGCGAACCACGGCCTCGCCTGCACCCGCCTGGCCATCGTCGCCGTCACCGAAGCGGGCGAAGAGCGCGTACGCGTCTGGCGCTGCGCCGAACCCCTCACCGCCCGCGCGACGGCGGACCGCGTGCGCTGGCAGTGCGAAGGCTGGCTCACCGCCCGGGACCGGCCCACCGCCGGGATCGTCCGGCTGCGCCTGGACCCCGAAGAAGTCGTCGGCGGGCAGGCGCTGCAGCTGCAGCTCGGGTCGATGGGCCGCGACGCCGACGCCGCCGAGCGCGCCGGCCGCGCCCTCGTGCGCATCCAGGGCCTGCTCGGGCCCGACGCCGTCGTCACGCCGCTGCTCGACGGCGGCCGCGGCCCGGCCGAGCGCGTCCGCCTGGTCCCGTGGGGCGAGCCGCGGCGCCCGGTGACCGAGGACCGGCCGTGGCCGGGCCGCCTGCCCGCCCCGTCGCCGGCCCGCGTACCGCCCCGGCCCCCGGCGGCGCTGGTGCTCGACGCGGTCGGCGACGCGGTCCGCTGCACCGAGCGCGGCGAGCTCAGCTACCCCCCGGCCACGGTCGCGATCGACGGCCGCCCGCCACGCCGGGTCCTCGGCTCGGCGGGGCCGTGGGTGGTGCACCCGTCGACGGCCCGCGTCCAGGTGGTGCTGGAAGGCGAGGACGACGACCTGGCGCTGCTGCTCGAAGCCACGGTCGGCGACAATCCACAGTGGACGGTGGAGGGCATTTACGACTAGTCCTTTGTGACCGATGCGACTCCCGAGTTGACACCGGCCGCCTCCCGGCTCAGGATCGAGGCACCGTAGTCGTCCGCGTGTTCGAACCGTAGTCGCTGGCTTCCCCACAGCGAACTCCTTGTGGGGAGCGGAGTTGTGGCGTTCAACAATCCGAGTGTGCCGTGGTCCGAAGTGGAGCGGATCGCCTCCGGGCGACCGCCGGCTCCCGGCGACGGCAACGACGCCCCGGCGTGGTCGCGCAAACGCGAAGGGTACGCCGGGGCGCCCGCGGACCTGCGGGACCGGAAGACCCGGGACGACGCCGGCGACCGGATCCGCGCCCCCTACGCCGAGCTGCACGTCCACTCCAACTTCAGCTTCCTCGACGGCGCGAGCCATCCCGAGACGCTCGTCGAGGAGGCCGCGCGGCTCGAGCTCGACGCCCTCGTCCTCACCGACCACGACGGCATGTACGGCGCCGTCCGGTTCAACGACGCCGCCCGCGAGCTCGGCGTCCGGGTCGGGTTCGGCGCCGAGCTGTCGCTCGACCTGCCCGGGCCGCAGGCCGGCGAACCGGACCCGGCCGGGTCGCACCTGCTGGTGCTCGCCCGGCAGCAGGAGGGCTACCACCGGCTCTGCAAGGTCATCTCCCACGCGCAGATCGCGGGCGGGGAGAAGGGCCGGCCCGTCTACGACCTCGAGGAGCTGGTCGACGAGCTGGCCGGGCACGTCGTCGTGCTCACCGGGTGCCGCAAGGGGCCGGTCCGGAGGGCGCTCGCCGCGCACGGGCCCGCCGCCGCGCGGGCCGAGCTGGGCCGGCTCGCCGACTGGTTCGGGCCGCGGCACGTCGCCGTCGAGCTGATCGACCACCGGCTGCCCCTCGACGACGCGGCCAACGACCACCTCGCCGCGATGGCGAAGGAGCTGCGGCTGCCGACCGTCGTCTCGAACAACGCGCACTACGCCCGCCCGGAGGACGCCGCCGTGGCCGACCTGGTCGCCGCCGTCCGGGCGCGGCGGTCGGCCGAGGAGCTCGAAGGCTGGCGGCCGCCGTCGGGGCAGGCGTTCCTGCGCTCCGGGATGGAACAGCGACGCCGCTTCGAGCGACGCTATCCCGGCGCGGTCGGGCGCGCCGCCGTCCTCGGCGTCGAGGTCGCGTTCGACCTGAAGCTCGTCGCCCCCGACCTCCCGCCGTTCCCGGTGCCGCCCGGCCACGACGAGATGTCGTTCCTGACCGAGCTGACCTGGCGCGGCGCGGGGAAGCGCTACGGGTCGCGGGAGGAGAACCCGAAGGCCTACGCCCAGCTCGACCACGAGCTCGCCATCATCGAAAAACTCGGCTTCCCCGGCTACTTCCTGGTGGTGTGGGACATCGTCCGGTTCTGCAAGGAGGCGGACATCCTCTGCCAGGGCCGCGGCTCGGCGGCGAACTCCGCGGTCTGCTACGCCCTGGAAATCTGCCACGCCGACCCGGTGAAGTGGAACCTGCTGTTCGAACGCTTCCTGGCGCCGGAGCGGGACGGGCCGCCGGACATCGACATCGACATCGAGTCCGGCCGCCGCGAGGAGGCCATCCAGTACGTCTACGAGAAGCACGGCCGCTTCCACGCCGCGCAGGTCGCCAACGTCATCACCTACCGGGCGCCGTCGGCGATCCGCGACGCCGCGAAAGCCCTGGGACACAGTCCCGGGCAGCAGGACGCCTACAGCAAGCTCGTCGACCGCTGGGGTGGCACGAAGCAGCAGACGGCCGGCGAGATCCCCGCCGACGTCCTCGACCTGGCCGCCCGGATCGAGGACTTCCCGCGCCACCTCGGCATCCACTCCGGCGGCATGGTGATCTCGAAACAGCCGGTCTCCGAGGTGGTCCCGGTCGAATGGGCGACCATGGCCGACCGCAGCGTCCTGCAGTGGGACAAGGACGACTGCGCGACCGTCGGCCTGGTCAAGTTCGACCTGCTCGGCCTCGGCATGCTGTCCGCGCTGCACTACACGATCGACCTCGTCGCCGAGCACCACGAGTCTACTGTGGACATGGGCAAGCTCGACCTGGCCGACCCGAACGTCTACGACATGCTCTGCGAGGCCGACGCGGTCGGAGTGTTCCAAGTGGAGTCACGCGCGCAGCTGGCGACGTTGCCGCGGTTGCGGCCGAGGAAGTTCTACGACCTCGTCGTCGAGGTCGCGCTGATCCGGCCCGGCCCGATCCAGGGCGGCTCGGTGCACCCGTACATCCGGCGCCGCCGCGGGGAAGAGGAGTGGCAGCACGCCCACCCGCTGCTGGCGTCCAGCCTGGACCGGACGCTCGGGGTGCCGCTGTTCCAGGAACAGGTGATGCAGATGGCCGTCGACGTCGCGAGCTTCACCCCCGCCGAAGCCGACCAGCTGCGCCGCGCCATGGGCGCCAAGCGGTCCAGCGCGAAGATGAAGGCGCTGATGGCGCGGTTCTTCGCCGGCTGCGAAGCCAACGGTCTCGACCGCGAACTGGCGACGCGCATCTTCGAGCAGATCCACGCCTTTTCCGGCTACGGCTTCCCCGAAGCGCACTCGATGTCGTTCGCGTTGCTGGTGTACGCGTCAGCGTGGTTCAAGCGCTACTACCCGGCCGCCTTCTGCGCCGGGCTCCTGCGCGCCCAGCCGATGGGCTTCTACAGCCCGCAGTCCCTGGTGGCCGACGCGCGCCGCCACGGCGTCCGCGTCCGGGAGCCGGACATCGACGCCAGCCTCGCACACGCCACCCTCGAACCCGACCCCGACAGTACCGGCGGCGTCGCGCTTCGCCTGGGCCTCGCCGGGGTCCGGCACCTCGGCGAGGACACCGCGGACCGGATCGTCGCCGAGCGCGACGCGAACGGCCCGTACGCCGGGGTCGGCGACCTCACCCGCCGCGTCGGGCTGAAGAAGAACGCCGTCGAAGCTCTGGCCACCGCGGGCGCGTTCGGCGGCGACCGGCGCCAGGACCTCTGGGCCGCGGGCGCCGCGGCGGCCACCCGGCCCGGGCACCTGCCCGGCCTGGCCCCGGGCCTCGACGCGCCCGCGCTGCCGGGCATGACGCGGCTGGAGGTCACCGCCGCGGACCTGTGGGCCACCGGCGTCTCCCCGGACAGCCACCCCGTCGAATACCTGCGCGGGCTGCTCACCGCGCGCGGCGCGATCACGACGGCCGAGCTCACGCGGGTGCCGGACGGGACACGGGTGTGGGTCGGCGGCGCGGTCACCCACCGGCAGCGCCCGGCGACCGCCGGCGGGATCACCTTCCTCAACCTCGAGGACGAGACGGGCATGGCCAACGTCCTCGTCTCGCCCGGCCTGTGGCAGCGGCAGCGCCTGGTCGCCCGCACCAGCGCCGCGCTGCTCGTCCGCGGGCAGGCGCAGGCCGCCGAAGGTGTCGTCACGCTCGTCGCCGACCGCCTCGAAACCCTCGATCTTTCGATGCGGCCGGGGCCGTCCCGGGACTTTCGTTGACTTCCGGGCCGCACACTGGTTCGCTGCTCTGAGAGCGCTCTCAGCCATCCGTACGTCTCGACGAGTGAGGATGGACATCCATGACAGCTCGACGTCTGCGCTGGGCCGCGTGGCCGGTGGCCGCCGTGCTCGCGGCGGCCGTGCCGGCGGCCGCGGCGGCGACCCCGCCCGAAGCGACCGTGACGGTCAACGCGCGAGCGGGGCTGGCCACCGTGCCGGACACCGCCCTCGGCGTCAACCACGCGGTGTGGGACAGCCAGCTCGGCACCGATGCCGTGGCCGACCTGCTCGGCGGCGCCGGGGTCCGCACGATGCGCTACCCCGGTGGCTCCTACGGCGACATCTACCACTGGAAGGACAACACCGCGCCGGGCGGCTACGTGGCACCCGGCACGGACTTCGACACGTTCATGGGCGGCGTCCGGCGGGCCGGTGCCCAGCCGATCGTCATCGCCAACTACGGCACCGGGACGCCGCAGGAAGCCGCCGACTGGGTGCGGTACGCCAACGTCACGAAGGGCTACGGCGTCCGGTACTGGGAGATCGGCAACGAGCTCTACGGCAACGGCCACTACGGCGCGAACTGGGAGGCCGACAACCACGCGGACAAGAGCCCGGCCGCGTACGCCGCGGGGGTCGTGGCCTACGCCGACGCGATGAAGGCCGTCGACCCGTCGGTGAAGATCGGCGTGGTGCTCACGACGCCGGGGAACTGGCCGGACGGCATCGTCGCGGCGGGGGACACCGGCACGTGGAACCGGACGGTGCTGTCGATCGCGGGCCCGCACGTCGACTTCGCCGTGCTGCACTGGTACCCGAGCGGGTCGACGGCCGCGGAGGCGCTCACGAAGACCGAGCAGGTGGACGACATGATCTACCTGGCGCGCGAGCAGATCACGCAGTACGCGGGCCGGCCGCTCGGCATCGCCCTGACCGAAACGAACACGCCGGTCGGCATGAACACCCAGCCGGGCGCGCTGTTCGCGGCCGAGGCGTACGCGTCCCTGCTGGAGAACGGCGTGTTCACGGTCGACTGGTGGGACACGCACAACGGCGCGACCGCACTGTCCACAGTGGCCGGTTATCCGGACTACGGCGACTTCGGCCTGCTGTCCAGCGCGACCTGCCTCGACGGCGGGTGCGAGCCCGCGCTCAACACGCCGTTCGCGCCCTACTACGGGCTGAAGATGCTGAGCACGTTCGCGCGGCCGGGCGACCAGTTCGTGCGGGCCGGCGCGGACGACCCGCTGCTCGACGTGCACGCGGTGCGCCGTCCGGGCGGGGACCTCGCGGTCCTGATGGTCAACAAGGATCCTTCGCAGGCCCGCGCGGTGACCCTGGACTACGCGGGTTACCCGTCTTCTTCCGTCTCCGACGTCTTCACGTTCACGAACGGCGCGACGTCGATCAGCCACGCGTCTTCGTGGGACCGGACGCTCCCGCCGTACTCGCTGACGACGGTGGTGCTGCACTCGGCCCCGGCCGCCTTGGCGGCGCCCGGCCAGCCGACCGCGACGACGACCGACACGACGGCCACGATCAGCTGGCCCGCGTCGGCGCCCGGCGTGAAGTACGAGGTGTACCGGCAGGCGGGCGTGGTCAGCGAGCAGTGGGGCGAGACGACGGGAACATCGTTGACGG
This genomic window from Amycolatopsis mongoliensis contains:
- a CDS encoding error-prone DNA polymerase, encoding MAFNNPSVPWSEVERIASGRPPAPGDGNDAPAWSRKREGYAGAPADLRDRKTRDDAGDRIRAPYAELHVHSNFSFLDGASHPETLVEEAARLELDALVLTDHDGMYGAVRFNDAARELGVRVGFGAELSLDLPGPQAGEPDPAGSHLLVLARQQEGYHRLCKVISHAQIAGGEKGRPVYDLEELVDELAGHVVVLTGCRKGPVRRALAAHGPAAARAELGRLADWFGPRHVAVELIDHRLPLDDAANDHLAAMAKELRLPTVVSNNAHYARPEDAAVADLVAAVRARRSAEELEGWRPPSGQAFLRSGMEQRRRFERRYPGAVGRAAVLGVEVAFDLKLVAPDLPPFPVPPGHDEMSFLTELTWRGAGKRYGSREENPKAYAQLDHELAIIEKLGFPGYFLVVWDIVRFCKEADILCQGRGSAANSAVCYALEICHADPVKWNLLFERFLAPERDGPPDIDIDIESGRREEAIQYVYEKHGRFHAAQVANVITYRAPSAIRDAAKALGHSPGQQDAYSKLVDRWGGTKQQTAGEIPADVLDLAARIEDFPRHLGIHSGGMVISKQPVSEVVPVEWATMADRSVLQWDKDDCATVGLVKFDLLGLGMLSALHYTIDLVAEHHESTVDMGKLDLADPNVYDMLCEADAVGVFQVESRAQLATLPRLRPRKFYDLVVEVALIRPGPIQGGSVHPYIRRRRGEEEWQHAHPLLASSLDRTLGVPLFQEQVMQMAVDVASFTPAEADQLRRAMGAKRSSAKMKALMARFFAGCEANGLDRELATRIFEQIHAFSGYGFPEAHSMSFALLVYASAWFKRYYPAAFCAGLLRAQPMGFYSPQSLVADARRHGVRVREPDIDASLAHATLEPDPDSTGGVALRLGLAGVRHLGEDTADRIVAERDANGPYAGVGDLTRRVGLKKNAVEALATAGAFGGDRRQDLWAAGAAAATRPGHLPGLAPGLDAPALPGMTRLEVTAADLWATGVSPDSHPVEYLRGLLTARGAITTAELTRVPDGTRVWVGGAVTHRQRPATAGGITFLNLEDETGMANVLVSPGLWQRQRLVARTSAALLVRGQAQAAEGVVTLVADRLETLDLSMRPGPSRDFR
- a CDS encoding cellulose binding domain-containing protein translates to MTARRLRWAAWPVAAVLAAAVPAAAAATPPEATVTVNARAGLATVPDTALGVNHAVWDSQLGTDAVADLLGGAGVRTMRYPGGSYGDIYHWKDNTAPGGYVAPGTDFDTFMGGVRRAGAQPIVIANYGTGTPQEAADWVRYANVTKGYGVRYWEIGNELYGNGHYGANWEADNHADKSPAAYAAGVVAYADAMKAVDPSVKIGVVLTTPGNWPDGIVAAGDTGTWNRTVLSIAGPHVDFAVLHWYPSGSTAAEALTKTEQVDDMIYLAREQITQYAGRPLGIALTETNTPVGMNTQPGALFAAEAYASLLENGVFTVDWWDTHNGATALSTVAGYPDYGDFGLLSSATCLDGGCEPALNTPFAPYYGLKMLSTFARPGDQFVRAGADDPLLDVHAVRRPGGDLAVLMVNKDPSQARAVTLDYAGYPSSSVSDVFTFTNGATSISHASSWDRTLPPYSLTTVVLHSAPAALAAPGQPTATTTDTTATISWPASAPGVKYEVYRQAGVVSEQWGETTGTSLTAGNLLPGTRYTVNVLARDAAGNVSWASPPLTLTTGAPAASSCTVRLTDVNDWASGFVGGIHVVSTDPTTDWTLTFTWPTARQRITSGWNGTWTQEGAAVKVTSSGSLAGGADVGFVADYGGPNILPTAFRLNGTVCSVG
- a CDS encoding DNA polymerase Y family protein; amino-acid sequence: MNGPPRLLVLWCPDWPVVAAGAAAGTSPLAPAAVFSGNRVVACSAEARRSGVGRGMRRRDAQSRCPELVVHQHDPDRDARLFEPVAAAVEAQAVGVEVVRPGIVAVPVTGAAGYFGGEEALAELLINEVEAQAGVECQIGIADGLFAAILAARRSAVVPPGDTKAFLAPLSIAELNQPGDDRGELVDTLRRLGLRTLGAFAALAEHDVAGRFAKDAVTAHRLARGLAERPPLRRALPPDLTVTETFDDPLRRIDEAAFVAKTLGERFFAGLANHGLACTRLAIVAVTEAGEERVRVWRCAEPLTARATADRVRWQCEGWLTARDRPTAGIVRLRLDPEEVVGGQALQLQLGSMGRDADAAERAGRALVRIQGLLGPDAVVTPLLDGGRGPAERVRLVPWGEPRRPVTEDRPWPGRLPAPSPARVPPRPPAALVLDAVGDAVRCTERGELSYPPATVAIDGRPPRRVLGSAGPWVVHPSTARVQVVLEGEDDDLALLLEATVGDNPQWTVEGIYD